The genomic window GTCAGGCGCGACACCGCCGCGGTCGCCCTGCTGCCCGCTCTCCGCGTCCAGCGCGACCTGGATCAGGCACCCCAGTTCGCGCCCGGCGCGCACCGCCGCCGTGGAGAGCGCGCGGACGAGCTTCAACCGGTCGACCGACTGCACGACGTCGGCGTAACCCGCAACGGAACGGACCTTGTTCGTCTGAAGCTGACCGACGAAGTGCCAGGTGAGATCGAGATCGGCACAGGCCGCGGCCTTCGGGGCCGCCTCCTGGTCCTTGTTCTCGGCGACGTGCCGCACGCCGAGCTCGTGCAGCAGCCGTACGTCGCTCGCCGGGTAGGTCTTCGTGACCACGATGAGGGTCACTTCCTCCCGCTTGCGCCCGGCCGCCGCACACGCGGCGGCGATACGTTCCTCCACCCTCGCCAGATTCCCGGCGAGTTCGGTTCTGCGGTCGGTCATGATTCTTCTCTTCCGAGCTCCAGCCAGACATATCCGGCAAGGCGCCCCGTCGTGCGGTCGCGGCGGTACGAGTAGTGGTCCGCCGATTCCAGTGTGCAGACCGGCGAGCCCTTGAGGTCGCGTACGCCGAGCGCTTCGAGCTGGGCGTGGACCCCTGCCGTGACGTCGACGGCCGGGGTGCCCCAGCTCGTCTCGGAGCGGGCCGCGGGCTCCACCGCGGCGACATCGGCGCGCATCGCCGCCGGCACCTCGTAGCAGCGTCCGCAGACGGCGGGTCCGGTACGGGCGGTGATCCTGGCCGGATCGGCGCCGAGCCCGGCCATCGCCTCGACGACGGCCGGCACGACCCCGGCGACCATTCCCGGGCGTCCGGCGTGGGCCGCGCCGACCACGCCCGCGACGGGGTCGGCCAGCAGCACCGGGGTGCAGTCGGCGGTGAGGACGGCGAGCGCGAGTCCGCGCCGGGCGGTCACGACCGCGTCCACGGCGGGGGTCTGCTGGACCCCCTCGGCGTCAGTGGGCCACGGTCCTTCGACGACGGCGACGTCGCGTCCGTGCACCTGGTTCATCCAGACGACGCGTCCCGGGTCGAGTCCGAGCGCCCCGGCGGCGAGTTCACGGTTCGCGCGAACGGCGGCGGGGTCGTCGCCGACCGCGCCGCCGAGGTTGAGCTGTTCGTACGGAGCGGCGCTCACCCCGCCCCACCTGTCGGTGAAGGCGAAGTGCGCGCCGCCCGCGCTGTCGTGCTCCCGTATCACGTCAAGGTCACTTCAGGAAGTCCGGGACATCCAGCTCTTCCGCCGAGCTGTCGTACGGCCTGGCCGTCGGGACCTGCGGCGAGGAGGTGCCCGAGTGCGAGGAGTCGCCCGCCACCGGCGCCGGTTCGGCGGGGACCGTGGACTCCTCGCGCGGCGGGACCGTGCCGAGGCCGCCGAT from Streptomyces sp. FIT100 includes these protein-coding regions:
- the pgeF gene encoding peptidoglycan editing factor PgeF, encoding MIREHDSAGGAHFAFTDRWGGVSAAPYEQLNLGGAVGDDPAAVRANRELAAGALGLDPGRVVWMNQVHGRDVAVVEGPWPTDAEGVQQTPAVDAVVTARRGLALAVLTADCTPVLLADPVAGVVGAAHAGRPGMVAGVVPAVVEAMAGLGADPARITARTGPAVCGRCYEVPAAMRADVAAVEPAARSETSWGTPAVDVTAGVHAQLEALGVRDLKGSPVCTLESADHYSYRRDRTTGRLAGYVWLELGREES
- a CDS encoding YggS family pyridoxal phosphate-dependent enzyme, with the translated sequence MTDRRTELAGNLARVEERIAAACAAAGRKREEVTLIVVTKTYPASDVRLLHELGVRHVAENKDQEAAPKAAACADLDLTWHFVGQLQTNKVRSVAGYADVVQSVDRLKLVRALSTAAVRAGRELGCLIQVALDAESGQQGDRGGVAPDAIGELAAAVDEAPGLRLDGLMTVAPLEGPYAGRQQAAFERLVEFSSSLRADRPAANMVSAGMSADLEEAVAAGATHVRVGTAVLGVRPRLG